A stretch of DNA from Lotus japonicus ecotype B-129 chromosome 4, LjGifu_v1.2:
TTACCGTTGATTTTCTGTCAGGGCTTTTTTGCATGTATGTCGATGTTTGTCTTTTAGAGCTCTGATGGGCTAGTTCTTCACTTAAAATTACACTTTTGTAATCAATCCACTGTGCTCTGTTACTTAAAATGCATATTATGAGAGACAGTTTCCTGGATTTTACTAATTGTGGTTAATTATCCCCTAGGATGTTGGCAACCGTCATGAATGCTATATATCTTCAAGCAACAATGGAGAGTATTGGCATTCCAACTAGGGTGCAGACTGCATTTCGCATGTCTGAGGTTGCAGAACCATATATACGCCGAAGGGCTGTGAGGCATTTGGAAAAAGGAAGGGTTGTCATTTTTGCTGCTGGAACTGGAAATCCGTTCTTTACCACAGACACCGCAGCAGCGCTCCGATGTGCTGAAAGTAAGTTTTGCCAGTTTTATCATTGATGGCTTTGTTCATATTGTTTTCATTCTCACTTCTTGACAAATGATGTAAATTTTTCAAAAACCATTTATAAATTGGAGAATCAGCTCCTCTCATTTATTATGTTTGTGCTAAATTTGTTATTGCATCAGTATACGAAATGAAGTTCACTActattacttatttttattttatcctTTATTCAGTTAACGCAGAAGTTGTACTCAAAGCAACAAATGTCGATGGAGTGTTTGATGACGATCCAAAGCGTAATCCAGAAGCACGTCTTCTTGACACACTAACATATCAGGAAGTAATTACAAAAGATCTATCGGTGATGGACTTGACTGCCATAACTTTATGCCAGGAAAATAACATTCCTGGTAAGTCTTGCAGACAAACGTTTATATGAACTATTCTTTTGTTTAATAGTTGAATTTACTCATATTGGTATCCAATTAATTGTCTCCCTATATAAAAAACTGAAGCAACTTATCCTTATAAGCTAACCCTGCCCTTCCCTTGTGGTGCAGTTGTTGTCTTCAATCTAAACAAACCAGGTAACATTGAGAAAGCAATTAAAGGCGAAAAGGTTGGCACTTTGATTGGGGGAACATGGAATTCCACCGTGTCAAGAACGTGAAAATATTTGAAGTCCAATTACTAAATGATTCTTTCCTATATAATCTTCCAGCTGAGGATGCCAAGAATACTAGGTACATTACTTTGCAATTGGTGGTTGGTTTTTGATGTACTTCAAGGGTGCTGCTGTTCTGATTCAAAATCTGTATATAATCTTATCCTAGAATTGcttgtttaattttattaaacatCATTCAAGTAGCACTTTGTTTCCCTTGAAGCATAGAAATAGTATTGAAAAGAATTCATTGTAATTTTAGTCTATTTACTATAGTTTATGTGTGACATTAGTACTCTTATTCATTTTTTCAGCAAATTTAGCCCTTCAAAGTTATTGTAAATCTTCTTCTACTTAAAATCCACCAATCAAAATATTAAATGTGTTATATATCTTATTTATGGTAAGCTCCAAAATATTTAAATAGAACATGAAAGTGTAAGGATATTTGATATATGTAAATTGACAAATGGACTTCAAATATATGAAAAAGAATACACTTTCAAATATCTTAAGACATTCGTCCATTCTTTTTGGATTTGGCAAAATATTTTACTGCCGATAGTTATAAGACTAATCTCTTGAGGCTTGAAGGCCAAGTTAAGTGAGTAGATTTCTCTGCAAACAAATGTTTTTTATACGCACAGTATGAGATCGATCTCTGAACTAAATGCTTAAGTAATTCAACTATCTTGTGGTTATGCCCTTATTGTTAGTGACATTCATCCATTTTGAAACCCAAGTTTTTGGGAGCTGAAGGCAAATGAGAAATAAGTAATAAAGTCCAATCAACATGAGCAAACCGTGACTAATAAATAAATGGAGCCAGTTCTGACCAAACACATTGATGGGCCTTCAATATAGTTACAAAACTTATGTTTCAAAAGTCAGTGAATGTTGAATTTTCCACCATCCTAAACCAATCATCAATTAAAGCCAagcccccaaaaaaaaaaacaatattagtCAAAGATATTGAAGAGATTCGGCGACGGCAGCGGAGAAACCACGGCGGCTGAAAGCAAACCCGACGGACTCACCACGAAGCTGTTCGCAGACCAATACGGACTCATGTCCTGCCAATACGACGTCGTTTGCGTGTCCGCCACAGGTGAGAAAAACCCCGACGGAATCGGCGGAAGTGTCGCCGGCGCCGGCGATAACACACCGTGGAACTGACCCATTTCCACTCCTTCTAACAACCACGTCAAGTCATCATCATTTCCGCTTTGACTTTGAGCTCTTTCCCTCTCCGACGGGCTTGTTTTCTCGATGGACGCGAGTCTCGCCGCTGGCGAGATATCGCCACCGGATGGGGGAGCGTTTTCGTTGTCGCCGGTGGAGGGTCCGGTGAGGCGCTGGACTACGTTCATGAAGTCGTCGACGTCAACGTGGAGGACTTTGGGGGAGACGGAGTAGATTATCATCGGCTGCCGGTGCTGGGATGGGTCCGCCGTCGGTTGGTGGTAGGCGCCGGGAGGAAGCGGCGGCTTGCGGATCTTGTGAGACTCTTTGCTGACTCTAAGAGGCGGCGGGCGTGGCCCTTGGAGCTGGACATCTTTCTTCGGAGACGGCGTTGAGGTTCCGCCGGAGGGAAACTCAGGCGGGTTCATGGTGGCGGTGACGGTGGAGCTGAATTTTGGAGGAAAAATCGAAAAATGCGTGTTGATGCGAAGGGACTGGTTCGAATCACATGGAAGAAACTATAAAGTATATAGTTGTTGTTTTTTTcgtgaattaaataaaaaaattgagataAGAGGAAAATGCAATGAAAtgagattttggaccaaaaatATTGTTCACTAGTTTGCCAACGAGTAAAACATATGGTCATTTATTGACCCAGAGAGATTGTTTGACCACATATTCATATAGTGCTATTGTGGAAATTTGGATCGTCTTCACCAACTTGTCTCTTTGTTTTCTATAGTTCTATTGAGTAGTAGTAATACTATATGCTTTCAATTATTTTTGTCAACATACATTTTAGTGCAAAAGAGATAGTATATCagcaatgatatatacacaccttcttttttatacacttcattttcacctatttttatctctatctctctcctcttatcatttatcacatcttatactttctctctcttacttttttcatttcttcctatctctctcctcctccacctcattccacctaaaaaatgaggtgtcaACAAATAATTATTCTCATTCATAGTATATTGTAAGTTTCAAAAAGAGATAGTATGTTGTAGGAGAGAATCCGTATTTATAATTGTGATATTTGAACTTGAATATAAGGAGAGTGATTATCATGCTTGAACATAGATTTATATACATCTcacttttatctttatttttatcttttttataaAAGCACGCTATGCATTACTTTTCCAAAGAAGTGCGAAATAGTGCTCTCACTCGAATCGTTTCATAGAGTAGATGGAGCTTGGTTTTTTTGTTCAATTTTACGATTGAGGTAGCTTCCTTGTAAAATTTCGTAAAGAAGTTACACGACTACTTGTTCTTTCCTTACTTTCACTTTTCTAAAGTGTGAAAAGCTTTTGATAATTCTTTGTTAATGATAAAGCAATGGGTGAATTAAGTTGAAAACTCATCTCATCCCCTAATGGAGTTAGGAGAGAGTTATGAAACCATAGCATGATTACTTTCGAGTGTATGACCAAAACTGGGCAGCCTTTTAAGTGTTTCATCATGCAGACTCTGCTTTTGCTCGATCGACCGTTGGACGAGATAAATCTCACTTTGGTCATCTTAGACGCACAATAAAATGTTCACCTAATTGTGAGCCTTCTGACATGACTATGACAATATTCAACCTAATAATAATTTTGGGCCGGTCAAAACACTTTTTTTTGCGCTCAAACCACTCTTTTAAATGtgcttaaaaatatattaaaaattaataccggtaactatataattaatttaattaataagtgTCTACTGACACTTACCATGCTAAATTATAGATTTGATTCAAGTCATGgctatatagtttttttttttccttctccgGAAAACTTAACAAGAAAAACCAACTACacatagttttttattttttgaacttATGGCTTTATAGTTAATCGTGCACCAAATTATAGATTTTTTAAAGGGAGAGGCAAAAAAAAACGTCCCATGGTTTTCTTTTTTGTCAATAAAAGGTACCATTGTTTCATTGAGCTTCAGGTTGAGATCTGGCTTGGGCTCAAATTCCTTATGAATTCAGATCCAGTCCAATTTGGCTTCAAATTGGATGTTGATACAATTGATGGATCATTTGGATATCTCTTAGAATTGGAAAACAAAATCATTTTTGGAGCATCTACACAATGATGACAAGAGTACCCGGGTACTATAAAACATTTCATGAAAAAAAGATGCTATTAAACACACTTTaagagtttttattttaattgaaatccaAGTGAGATTGACTAGACTCACTCCCGATTTGGTATCCCAGACATGAATTTAGTTTAAAGTGAGTAAAATTAACACTCTTTTTTAGAAAATATAGTAATTAGGGATATATCATGATGGATTATAGTATCCATATAGTAttatatattttgattattttctttttccactTAATCTTCATTCGAATTTAATCTTCAACAATTCATTGTTTAGCAAGTTCGAATCTCAACTTTTGTGGATGAGAAAATTTATTAACCAGCTGTCTCTTACCGCTTAATGCGCTGATCATGGAATGAGTGATTAATCTCATAATTATCAGTTGTTCAAAACTTTATACAGACAAATAGTAGATATCTTGTTACCCCTATTTAATGTTTGTTGGTTGGTGTCATTTATGGAGATGTTGATTTGATGTATGAAACTCGTGGCATGGGAAACAATATTAATAGCCAGCAGGTGCCATTAATATTGTGATGGCTCAATTGAACAAATGAAATGATAGTAGAATGGAGGAAGATGACTTCATAATGATGATACGCGTTGATAAATGATACGTATAGCCTCACCATCATTCAATGTGGCCATAGTTGACAATTTGGATGAAGCACTTTCTAGTTTCTACTGAGAGAGAGCAAGATTTTTGTTGACATTTCAAAGCTTCAAAAAGACACAAGAATTTACATAGAAAACACTTCAaagttcatatatatatatatatatatatattaattatgaaTCTTCTTAGCTAGTAGTGATTTTGATGCATTTAAAAATGATTAATACTCTTTAATTAGTGTAAGTGGGGCTGATCCatgaacaataaaaaaaaaacaatgaacaATTTAAAGAAAACAGCCCAATGAAACTCATAACAGGCATTGGCCCAAAATAAACCTTGGAGGCTTGGAGCATATGAAGAGAAACGGTGAAGGAATGCACAAAAGAAATATAGGAGTACATAACGGcccaataatttttttgataaagTCAACTAATAatacaatatttttttggtGAATAATACAATATTAGAAACTTTAGGACTTGCAGTTTAATTTAAACCACAACATTTACATGAAAGACTTATACACCAAAGCTCTAATCCCATACTTTTGcagaaattaaattataatttgactagttacttttttatttataaaaaattacgTTGAGGAGGTGGTACCTCAATTTAAGATAGAGAAGAAAGTTTACAAAAAAGTTACATTTGTGTAATTTTGAAGGTGCGCGTGTAACACAACACGTGATTTGTGGCTGTGTTTTAAACCACACAAAGTATGTTACACTTTTTTAATAAAATGCATCCAGATTGGTTCCTTGTTTATTTCTGGCAATTAGCCTAAATGCCAAGATTGCAGATGCTAGAAGTTAGTTTATGGAATTTTTTGCCTAAATACTAGTATTGCACGCCATAACTCATATATCTGGTATTGACATTAAACTGTCCATATGACTAGCAAAATTAGTTGGTTACAGTTTTAATCTATGACTAGCAAAATTAGTTGGTTGCAGTATAGTAACTGCCAATAAAAATAGGAGAAAATTGTGAATGCTAATGTTCAACTTTGTAGAAGTGTTTAACCTCCACCAGTTAACAGTCTTAGAATTTTTGCGTTGGAAAAACTGTGCTAATGTTTGAGGAGGTTGTTGCTGCTAATACAGCGGTTTTAACAGCCACAAAAGAGATCGACACAACAATTTCTGGAAGATTCACAGCCATAAACTTGTTTGATTTGCCTTTCGATGTTTTTTTATTAACTCGTTTACTCTCCAAAGATTTAATAAACAACATGTGTGATAGGCCAGGCTTTCGTaagataatttattttattgctTGATATCTTTTATGCACGAAGAAGTATAAATTAAATTACACACTACCCCACTTGATCAAACCTTATAATCTTATATGTATAAGTTAAATAATTTGAGCTCATTTGAgtatgaaaattgattgtcaAAGAAAAAAGCATGAAAATTGATTCCATTTGTAAACCATGTATAACAAGCTGAGTAGGCCCTCATCACTGCACCTGTCACCAAAACAAGGCAAATTCAGAGTAGGTTCTGGAATATGTTAAAAACTCTTTGTTGTTTCCTTGTCATGGCTATCAAATCAACCAAGATAAGGATATTCTACACAATATACTTTACTATACCCCTATTTCTAACTACTGTCTACTGTTTTTCAAccttttcttattttgttttagaATATTAACACATTACACATCATATAGGTTCATCCTGATCTCAAAACAATAATTTTCTTTGATAAGTTAATGGTTTAAGTAATATCAGCTTTTAATACTGATTACTGATGATACttacaaattaaaaattgaaatgtttatatagaagaaaaaacatgcaaaattccattaaaaatataacatttcAGGATAAGACTTTTTACGACTCTTGGTAAGTAGATATAAATTTTTGACGTGACATTCATTCAACATATAATCTAACCGCGATTAAAAGTCACTATTATGTCGTAGATATGATAAATGTAATTGAATGTTGGtgtaatatttttcaatttaaaattcTTATTCTATAAAGTGATGTTGACAAAACTGTAAAATGAAACCAGGGACCCCATCCATTACATCTCACCACACAGCTGTTTTATCAACCGCCATAACTCagtatatatatctatataatcAACACAAAACTCTCTAGAATTTCAGAATTTGAACTAACTATTACTCTGTTCTTTTCTTAAaccagaaaagaaaagaaacagaaaTGGGAAGTTTAGAGGATGATGAGTTGGGGCAAATGGTACAAGACTTTATAGAATCTGAGTCAACATCCCCTACAAGTTCCACTTCCTCAAATTGCCATGTTTTGCACCATCAAACCAGATATTTTATTCTGCAGGTACACTTTAGAATACTCAAAGAGCTAATAAATGATTATTTGGAAATTCTTCTGTTATTGATTCTAAATTAAATTTAGTTTCTGGAGAAAAGGTTATATGAGTGGTTTTTGCATTCCATAATTGATTTGATTCTGGAAAAACATATACTTATCCAAATTAAAcatgctatatatatatatatatatatatatatatatataatgactaggtttctttttttttttggatttcttCTTGGTTTAAGATTGTCTTGGCATGCTTGTGTTTTGTATTTTGTTTTCTCATGTGTTTGTTATGGGTTTCAGGACACTCTCAGGTATGAGACAGCAGGAGAAGCTAAGGTTAAGAAGAATGTCTTGAAACATATGAGAGGCAGAAGACAGGGTTCTGAGAAAACAACAAGTCTGAGTAAATGGCTTGTTATGAGGATGAAAATGGATGGCATCAATGTTTCTTTGTGCCACACATCTTGGTCCACCTCATTGGGATGTCCTGCTGGTGGGTGGTTCTTTCTCAAGTCTCAACTTTTTTGTCACCCCAAAATGGAATTCATATTTACCAAAATAGCTGTTTTAGACTTTTagctccattttttttttgatacaatcTTGTCCAAGTCCAGAAATGATTCTGCCTTTAAATCAATTGGAGTATTCttgctttagaatcaattgatTCTGTGATTAGCTTTTAGCTTTCAGAATTGGTTCTCAAGGAGAAATTGATCCAAAAGGCTAGTAGTAGTTTTTGAGTGccataatcaattttagaaaaagataAGTCGATCCAAGATTGTGTCTCATTTCTCTGCACCACCAATAAAATTCATTAACAAATATACCCAAATAGcctttcttttctccatttttcttCGGCAAAAGCTAGTCCAATTCCATTTGAATCATGTGTTTGACAAATTAATGCTAAGGAGTGATCAAAATTTAACTCATATCATCCTTAACTAGTTGCTATAAAGTGAAATTTTggattttaatttcttatttaaCTTTATGGTCTGCATAACAGGTGAATATGAATTTATTGAAGTCATAACTGAAGACAAGAATCATGCTGGTCTAGTGAGGCTCTTAGTAGATATAGACTTCAGGTCCCAATTTGAGCTTGCAAGGCCTACACAGCACTATAAAGAATTGACAGACTCACTCCCAGTTATCTTTGTGGGGACTGAGAACAAACTCTGCAAGATAATCTCTTTCCTTTGTTCTGCTGCCAAACAGTCCCTAAGAGAGAAGGGTCTCCATGTGCCTCCATGGAGAACCACTGCATACATGCAATCAAAATGGCTCTCTGGTCAAGTTGGTGATGGCAGGGAGAACTATGTTGGAGCAAAAGCTAGTGAAATTGGTGTTggaagtgatgatgatgatggtattGCCAATTGGGTACCTCCAATACTGAAGCCTAAACAAAGGGATTTGGGTGGTGGAGGGTCTGGTTTGTCTAGCCAATTATCTAACATGAGCATAAATTGTTGCTAGCCACCCATTTGGATTGGCTTCTCTCTCCtgaatcaattttgaaacccAGAAGTTAATCAGTGATAGAAGAGTTTTCAAATAAGCACCTACCCAATTTTGGTCATAtttattttggatttttttttattgttgagCTCCATCATGAGTGATTGATCATCACAAATATTTTTGTATTGCCAATGTATGCTTAGTGCAATCAAATAATCAATACCTATTGTAGGTACTTATTTAGAATTTTAAGTATTTTGTGAAGGAACAGTGGCTGTTATCATCTGCATGATTGAAAAGATGAATATTCTTCTCTAACttgtgtttcattttttttccaagttttaaagtactaattaaagatatagCAGAggatatgaaaaagaaaatcaatcAATGCTAGGTGAATGGTGCCCAATAGTTTCAAagttcagatttaaaattactcAATAATCTGTTTAAGGCTATCTCATTTCCCTCTCCAACTTGCTGTGTAGTTCAAATTGTAACTTCAGTGTTTTAAGTGATGATTCTGTACACACTATGAAAGTTGGTTATTAGCAGCGGTTATTCTACTGCTGTTCTATGAAAAACCGCGGCCAAAGATCACTTTGCGGCAGTTGCTAAGACAATTTGTATTATAGTCATAAGAGTTAGTTTAGAGGTGAAGGTTTGATCCACCATTTATAAAGACTTTAGCGTATCTCCATTCAACATGAGACTTTTCAATATATACCCTTCACGGTCAAGGCTTGAAATGTTATTAGCAACAATTTTTCTGCGGCGATTCTATGAAAACTGCTGCCATAGATAATATGCGGCAGTTGCTAAGGCAGTCTGTATAATGCCTGCAAAAGCTAGGTTTGCTCTGGATTTTGCTCGTGCTCCCACTATCTTTAGTGATCATATCTCCAGTTAATATGACACCTCTCAATATTCACTCCCTCATATTAGAATTTTAAAGGCCGGACTATATATATCCTCAAAATTAGCTTTAATGTTAGATCACTCGACCTTTTTATAAAGATTATTTTGACATATCTCTTGAGAGTTCTCAAAATTTATATCATTTGGAGAGTTTGTAAAGTAAAGTTATTCATACTTATGCCCACTTTAAAGATTTTTCCTCCAAACATAAAAAAGCTTGAGAGTGAGTCACTAAAGCAATTTGAGTCATATCGTAGCAGCAATTATAAGatgggtaaatggtcacattggtccctggatgttcgcaccgacttcagaatcgtccctggatgaattttattaggctcgcggtccccagatgtggcaaaaaatagtcatattagtccctgacgttaaaatccccataaaagtcaacattatctttctaattttctttcactttggtccctttcttctttcttccaccctcttcaccccctgcttccatcattttcaccaaaacccaccccccatcatgcttcagaaacccagaatgtaaacccacaatcttcacctccttcatcttcatcgtgttcatcttcactttattcatctccatccccttcttccatcatctgCAGTTTCCAACCCATTCTCCACCGTCAGATCTCGACGTCGACCTTATTCGTCTTCCTCATCGCCTTCAAGCACGCGCCCATTTCGGAGGGGATTTGGTAGAAttgggggtttagggttttgaggTGGAAGTTGATTTAGGATTTGGGGGTGCTGGAagaaggagagaggaggagtgTGCCTTGAGAAGAGGAGTGGAGaagggggtggtggtggtggcgattctTCTTGGTTGGTTCTGGGTTCGAAGCAGACGAATCGGGTTTGGGTTTCTTGAGACCCGACATGAAGACGCGAAGTTGGGTGGCAGATTTCAACAATGAAGCGGTGAACTAAGGTTTGTTGGCTGTGGATTCGGTGGAAGAAGGGTCCACCTCTACTATCTTCCGCTTGAAGAACAAGTGGGCATGACCAAAAAGGAATCAAGCTCTCTCCTTTGCAACATGAATGCATCGAAAGTGAGTTCCAAAAGGTGAGGAATTAGAACTACACATGCAACAATGAATACTTCATCATAGAAGTTGTGTAAGGTTCTAAATCAGTGGGAGAAGCTGAAATTGAAGCCCAATGGGTAGTTGAAGAAAAATCATAGTGAAGATCTGGGTTTGGCTTCAATTGCACAtgtgaaagagaaagaagaaacacaaagagaggaagaagagggaaCGTAAGAGGAAACACagagtggaagaagaagaaacacagCGATGACTCTAGTAGGGCATGGGGTGGATTAATGAATTTGATTTTTGATGATTTCTGGGTTCAAGACTGTGTTGCTATTGTGATTGAATTGGGAATTGAGTTTAATTTGGGGgagaaattaattttgttaattaaattagggttaGAATAAGGGGAGGAGTTTTttgtgaagatgatggaagaaggggatgaagatgaataaagtgaagatgaacaagatgaagatgaaggaggtgaagattgtgggtttacattctgggtttctgaagcatgatggggggtgggttttggtgaaaatgatggaagcagggggtgaagagggtggaagaaagaagaaagggaccaaagtgaaagaaaatgttgacttttatggggattttaacgtcagggactaatatgactattttttgtcacatctggggaccgcgagcctaataaaattcatccagggacgattctgaagtcggtgcgaaCATCCAGGGACCAATATGACCATTTACCCATTATAAGATAGACAGCTGTGTGAAATGGGTATCCATTAGTTAGATGTAGCTGTATATGTTTGCTGTTCCCTGGCCCAAGTATAGTTACGTGTGTTTATGTAAGAAAACAACCTAGCAAATCAAGCAATCCAGGAAGTTAAAAAAACTCTGCATATGACGAGCTGGCTATCTAACTTTGGCTCAATTCTTGGCCTGGTGTTTTCTCTGTTTTGTATATTTCCTTGTACTTCTATTTAAGATGTTATTTTTTAGCCAAGTCCACAAATAGACAAAGCGATAGGGGCAATCATGATTCATGATGATTAGGTCTACTATCATTAATGAGGAACATTTTAAACCAGACATATCATCAGCATCCTCATGTCATGTCACACATGAGAATTCCATGCCAAGTTTTGTATATCTCTCAATATTCTTCAAAGAACTTCAATTATATAAAAAGCAATTGTGGTCATCCgaaatttttaagatgataattATGTGAAATTTTTGTTTCGCCGCGTGCGAATCCGTTGGacataaaaatattttagtgGACAAAAAAAGTGCACCTAAACACTTATCAAAAGGGCAAATTAACGACTTTGAAGGAGATGTACGTCCCCAACTTAAATCGATCTGTCATAAAAAGACCGAGACACAACGACCGCCCACATGATCAAAGGTCTCACCTAAGAAACTTCTCACACATTTGCAAAGACAATCGTGCCACTGACAATAAACCTATAAATG
This window harbors:
- the LOC130715546 gene encoding uridylate kinase PUMPKIN, chloroplastic, with product MAISTPILSFSSLSSSSSSLFSSKPSSTWTLPTNSPSSSSSSNLAIRSCYSDFSSSPDSFNFRKPEFASMSPFGLSVNESSKAPYKWRRVLLKVSGEALKGDQSQNENIDPKVTMAIAREVASVTRLGVEVALVVGGGNIFRGASWAGSGGLDRSSADYIGMLATVMNAIYLQATMESIGIPTRVQTAFRMSEVAEPYIRRRAVRHLEKGRVVIFAAGTGNPFFTTDTAAALRCAEINAEVVLKATNVDGVFDDDPKRNPEARLLDTLTYQEVITKDLSVMDLTAITLCQENNIPVVVFNLNKPGNIEKAIKGEKVGTLIGGTWNSTVSRT
- the LOC130714907 gene encoding uncharacterized protein LOC130714907; protein product: MGSLEDDELGQMVQDFIESESTSPTSSTSSNCHVLHHQTRYFILQDTLRYETAGEAKVKKNVLKHMRGRRQGSEKTTSLSKWLVMRMKMDGINVSLCHTSWSTSLGCPAGEYEFIEVITEDKNHAGLVRLLVDIDFRSQFELARPTQHYKELTDSLPVIFVGTENKLCKIISFLCSAAKQSLREKGLHVPPWRTTAYMQSKWLSGQVGDGRENYVGAKASEIGVGSDDDDGIANWVPPILKPKQRDLGGGGSGLSSQLSNMSINCC
- the LOC130715983 gene encoding protein MKS1; the encoded protein is MNPPEFPSGGTSTPSPKKDVQLQGPRPPPLRVSKESHKIRKPPLPPGAYHQPTADPSQHRQPMIIYSVSPKVLHVDVDDFMNVVQRLTGPSTGDNENAPPSGGDISPAARLASIEKTSPSERERAQSQSGNDDDLTWLLEGVEMGQFHGVLSPAPATLPPIPSGFFSPVADTQTTSYWQDMSPYWSANSFVVSPSGLLSAAVVSPLPSPNLFNIFD